The window TTCTAAAGGATGTTTTACTTCTTGTAATTCAGCTTTCTTAGTATCAATATTTTGTTGGATATTGGCTATTGTAGCAACATCGGTTTCCGATTTTTTGCTATCTTGTAAAACGGTAATTTCTTTATTTAAATCCTCAATTTTTATGGCTGCATCAGAATTGTAACTTGCAAATACAGGGATGAAACAAAGGATGACCAAAACAGTCATCGCAATCAGATTTTTTCTTGCTTTTCCTGCTTTTTCCATGGGTTCAGTAGAAATTCCGGCAGGTAATTTTTTAGAAAAATGAAAAATTCCGGCAGCAATTAAAAATAATGCTCCAACAGCAGTATACAATAAAATCACTTTATCTAAAGCTAAATGTTTAATCTGATCATCATCTACTGTAGCAGTAGTTCCGAAAAGCGCTAAACCTACAATGATAGGGCCAATTGATGTACCAAAAGAGTTGACTCCACCTGCAAGATTCTGGCGGCTGGTTCCTGTTTTAGGGTCTCCCAACAAAACAGCGAATGGGTTTGCTGCAGTCTGCTGAATAGAAAAACCCAGTGCAACAACAAATAATCCGATTAGCATTCCGTAGTAAACGTTTGCTTTCACTGCAATTATCATAATGGCGGCTCCAACTGCGGAAAGGAGAAGTCCGTAGACAATACTTTTTTTATAGCCCCATTTTCCAATGATATCTATGCCTTTGATAGTGCTGAATATGAAAAGCAATAATGCTCCCAAAAAGTAGGCGGTGTAAAAGGCGAAATCGATAAGCTGTGATTGAAACTGATCGAGTGAAAAATAATTTTTACAGAAAGGAATAAAAATGCTGTTTCCTGCTGCAATAAAACCCCAAAAGAAAAACACCAGAATCAGTGTATAAAGTGCGGGGTAATTAGTAGGTTGAGTAGTTGTTTTTGACATATTTGTTAAAAATGAATTCTTAATAACAAATATATATTTTTTATATGATTAACTGTGTTCTGTTAATGTTTTTTTTATGGTCTCAAAAGCAGTCAGTTTTAAGTTTTTTGGAGAGTCGGTTGGTTCTAAGATATCGTTGAAAAATATTTTTACTTTACCAGGATGTCCTTTAGAATTATCAAAAGGAAATATTTCTTTTAAACCAACAAAAGTAAAGACAGCAATAGGAGAGTGGTGTTTCGATGAAAGAGTAAAAGCACCATCTTTAAATTCGTCTAAAACAACAGACGTGTCATCAGGAACACCACCTTCAGGAAAAAGAACAATACTGTTGCCTTCTTCCATTTTTTCGGCACATCTTCTGTAAACATCAGCGCGGCTTCTGGCACTGCCACGGTCAACCATCACACAGATTCTTTTGTAAATTGTTCCGAAAATCGGAATTTTTTCCAATTCTTTTTTTCCAACATAGCAAAGTTGATGATTGGGAAACAAAATGCAGGGAAGCATAATATCCATAATCGAAGTATGGTTAGAAATAATAACGTATTGTGTGTTTTTGTCAATCTTTTTATCGGTAAGATTGATGAGTTGATATCGTAAACCCATTCCGAAAAACATTCCGTAGCACCA is drawn from Chryseobacterium muglaense and contains these coding sequences:
- a CDS encoding MFS transporter; this encodes MSKTTTQPTNYPALYTLILVFFFWGFIAAGNSIFIPFCKNYFSLDQFQSQLIDFAFYTAYFLGALLLFIFSTIKGIDIIGKWGYKKSIVYGLLLSAVGAAIMIIAVKANVYYGMLIGLFVVALGFSIQQTAANPFAVLLGDPKTGTSRQNLAGGVNSFGTSIGPIIVGLALFGTTATVDDDQIKHLALDKVILLYTAVGALFLIAAGIFHFSKKLPAGISTEPMEKAGKARKNLIAMTVLVILCFIPVFASYNSDAAIKIEDLNKEITVLQDSKKSETDVATIANIQQNIDTKKAELQEVKHPLEKTRMYYLGGALLAVVLCLVYANTSAKKNPEGWGAMKYPQLVLGMLAILAYVGVEVAIGSNLGELLSLPEFGGHQSSDLAPYISMYWGSLMIGRWTGAITVFNLNKQQQMIATIVVPFIAFLVIIGINVIAQKDMSNLYFYAICIVIQVVLFLVSKNKPALTLIIFGLFGVIAMIVGLLSTGNVAIYAFLSGGLACSIMWPSIFTLAITGLGKYTAQGSAFLVMMILGGGIIPPLQGKLSDIIGIHSSYIIPVLCFAYITVFAYLAKKTLSKQGIDVDVLESEGAH
- a CDS encoding lysophospholipid acyltransferase family protein, encoding MTKILNYLWRFWLIILAFVLTIILGLPVYLLSLKKSTFKYAHIFIRIWCYGMFFGMGLRYQLINLTDKKIDKNTQYVIISNHTSIMDIMLPCILFPNHQLCYVGKKELEKIPIFGTIYKRICVMVDRGSARSRADVYRRCAEKMEEGNSIVLFPEGGVPDDTSVVLDEFKDGAFTLSSKHHSPIAVFTFVGLKEIFPFDNSKGHPGKVKIFFNDILEPTDSPKNLKLTAFETIKKTLTEHS